In the genome of Pseudomonas putida, one region contains:
- the astE gene encoding succinylglutamate desuccinylase, translating into MLALGKLLDLTLADHEPAEKTQVTVEGVRLRWLGEGALEVRPPEGKDNGLDLLLSAGIHGNETAPIELLDELLHGVARGEIKPRARVLFLFGNPEAIRKGERYVEQDINRLFNGRHELSSGAEALRAAELEQFARVFFSLPGRTRLHYDLHTAIRGSKIEQFALYPYKEGRRHSRRELARLNAAGMEAVLLQNKSSITFSAFTYEQLEAEAFTLELGKARPFGHNQQVNLDRLQARLLQIIEGNEPEGEETLDGLQLFSVAREIIKHSDSFHLHLPADIENFSELSKGYLLAEDLAEMRWVVEEEGARIIFPNPKVRNGLRAGILIVPALAGELG; encoded by the coding sequence ATGCTCGCCCTCGGAAAACTGCTTGACCTGACCCTGGCCGATCACGAACCGGCCGAGAAGACACAAGTGACGGTCGAGGGTGTGCGCTTGCGCTGGCTGGGGGAGGGCGCCCTTGAGGTGCGTCCGCCCGAAGGCAAGGACAACGGCCTGGACTTGCTGCTGTCGGCCGGCATCCATGGCAATGAAACCGCGCCCATCGAGCTGCTCGACGAGTTGCTCCATGGGGTGGCTCGTGGCGAGATCAAGCCGCGGGCACGTGTTCTGTTCCTGTTCGGCAATCCTGAGGCGATCCGCAAGGGTGAGCGTTACGTCGAGCAGGACATCAACCGCCTGTTCAACGGTCGGCATGAGCTGTCCAGTGGCGCTGAGGCGTTGCGCGCGGCGGAGCTGGAGCAGTTTGCCCGGGTGTTCTTCAGCCTGCCGGGGCGTACACGCCTTCATTACGACCTGCACACGGCGATCCGTGGCTCGAAGATCGAGCAGTTCGCGTTGTATCCGTACAAGGAAGGGCGTCGCCATTCCCGTCGTGAGCTGGCCCGACTGAACGCTGCGGGCATGGAAGCGGTGTTGCTGCAGAACAAGTCGTCGATCACCTTCAGTGCTTTCACCTACGAGCAGCTGGAAGCCGAGGCTTTCACCCTGGAGCTGGGCAAGGCGCGGCCGTTCGGCCATAACCAGCAGGTCAACCTCGACCGTCTGCAGGCGCGCCTGCTGCAGATCATCGAGGGTAACGAGCCTGAGGGCGAAGAGACCCTCGATGGACTGCAGCTGTTCAGCGTGGCCCGCGAGATCATCAAGCACAGCGACAGCTTCCATCTGCACCTGCCTGCCGATATCGAGAACTTCTCCGAGCTCAGCAAGGGCTACCTGCTGGCTGAAGACCTGGCCGAAATGCGCTGGGTGGTGGAGGAGGAGGGGGCGCGCATCATCTTCCCCAACCCCAAGGTCAGGAATGGGTTGCGTGCCGGCATCCTGATCGTGCCTGCCCTAGCCGGTGAACTCGGCTGA
- a CDS encoding topoisomerase II: MSDALRLILEDNDGTQLETSCTRFAVVWQGMEVWIQQDGRGQLLIGVDVEEGDAEYANLLLRPMATNLVSLQLEMEPAEVGDDDHVHGPDCGHHH; encoded by the coding sequence ATGTCCGATGCCCTGCGGCTGATCCTAGAAGACAACGATGGTACCCAGCTGGAAACCTCCTGCACGCGCTTTGCCGTGGTCTGGCAAGGTATGGAAGTCTGGATTCAGCAGGACGGCCGGGGCCAACTGCTGATCGGCGTCGACGTTGAGGAGGGCGACGCCGAGTACGCCAACCTGCTGCTGCGCCCGATGGCCACCAACCTGGTCAGCTTGCAGCTGGAAATGGAGCCGGCTGAAGTCGGTGACGACGACCACGTGCATGGCCCGGACTGCGGTCACCATCACTAA
- the astB gene encoding N-succinylarginine dihydrolase, with the protein MKSYEVNFDGLVGPTHNYGGLSYGNVASQSNSQQQSNPREAARQGLAKMKALADMGFKQGVLAPQERPDVAALRRLGFTGSDAEVIRRAAQEAMPLLVASCSASSMWVANAATVSPSADTADGRVHFTAANLNCKYHRSIEHPTTSRVLGAMFADEKHFAHHEALPAVAQFGDEGAANHTRFCRAYGEPGVEFFVYGRSAFDSRYPAPQKYPARQTLEASQAVARLHGLADEGVVYAQQNPAVIDQGVFHNDVISVGNGEVLFYHEDAFLETDTVLGQLQAKLASKGGNFQAIRVPRAAVTVEDAVRSYLFNSQLLSRDDGSMLLVVPEECRNNERVWSYLGQLTSQGGPVKEVKVFDLKQSMQNGGGPACLRLRVALKDNELAAVNPGVIMTAPLYETLVQWVDKHYRDRLGEADLADPQLLDECRTALDELTQILKLGSVYPFQRQP; encoded by the coding sequence ATGAAATCCTACGAAGTGAATTTTGATGGCCTGGTGGGGCCTACCCACAACTACGGCGGCCTGTCCTACGGCAACGTGGCTTCGCAGAGCAACAGCCAGCAGCAGTCCAACCCACGTGAGGCGGCCCGCCAAGGCCTGGCGAAGATGAAGGCGCTGGCCGACATGGGCTTCAAGCAGGGCGTGCTGGCCCCGCAGGAGCGTCCTGATGTTGCAGCCTTGCGTCGCCTAGGCTTCACCGGCAGCGACGCCGAGGTGATCCGTCGTGCCGCGCAGGAGGCCATGCCCCTGCTGGTGGCCAGCTGCTCGGCCTCGAGCATGTGGGTGGCCAACGCCGCCACCGTCAGCCCCAGCGCCGACACCGCCGATGGCCGCGTGCATTTCACTGCCGCCAACCTGAACTGCAAGTACCACCGCAGCATCGAGCATCCCACCACCAGCCGCGTGCTGGGCGCCATGTTCGCGGACGAAAAGCACTTCGCCCACCACGAGGCCCTGCCGGCAGTCGCCCAGTTCGGTGACGAGGGCGCGGCCAACCATACGCGCTTCTGTCGTGCCTATGGCGAGCCGGGGGTGGAGTTCTTCGTCTACGGGCGCAGTGCCTTCGACAGCCGTTACCCTGCGCCGCAGAAGTACCCGGCGCGCCAGACCCTGGAAGCGTCCCAGGCCGTGGCGCGGCTGCACGGGCTCGCCGATGAGGGCGTGGTCTACGCTCAACAGAACCCAGCGGTGATCGACCAGGGTGTGTTCCACAACGACGTGATTTCGGTCGGCAATGGCGAGGTACTGTTCTATCACGAGGACGCCTTCCTCGAGACCGATACGGTGCTTGGCCAGCTGCAGGCTAAACTGGCCAGCAAGGGCGGCAACTTTCAGGCGATCCGTGTGCCGCGGGCTGCAGTGACAGTGGAGGACGCGGTGCGCTCCTACCTGTTCAACAGCCAACTGCTCAGCCGCGATGATGGTTCCATGCTGCTGGTGGTGCCGGAAGAGTGCCGTAACAACGAGCGGGTATGGTCCTACCTGGGGCAATTGACCAGTCAGGGCGGCCCGGTGAAGGAGGTCAAGGTGTTCGACCTCAAGCAGAGCATGCAGAACGGCGGAGGCCCTGCGTGCCTGCGTCTGCGGGTCGCTTTGAAGGACAACGAACTGGCGGCGGTCAATCCAGGCGTTATCATGACCGCGCCGCTGTACGAAACCTTGGTCCAGTGGGTCGACAAACACTACCGCGATCGCTTGGGCGAAGCGGACCTGGCCGACCCGCAACTGCTGGACGAATGCCGTACGGCACTGGATGAACTGACCCAGATCCTGAAGCTGGGTTCGGTCTATCCGTTCCAACGCCAACCTTGA
- the astD gene encoding succinylglutamate-semialdehyde dehydrogenase, with translation MTTHYIAGQWQAGQGQALQSLNPVTQAVVWEGQGADAAQVEAAVKAAREAFPAWAQLSLDARISVLEAFAEKLKAQGDALARCIGEETGKPLWESATEVTSMVNKVAISVQSYRERTGEKSGPLADATAVLRHKPHGVVAVFGPYNFPGHLPNGHIVPALLAGNCVVFKPSELTPKVAELTVKCWIEAGLPAGVLNLVQGARETGVALAANPGIDGLFFTGSSRTGNLLHQQFAGRPDKILALEMGGNNPLVVDEVQDLDAAVYTIIQSAFISAGQRCTCARRLLVPQGDWGDALLKRLVAVSRAISVGAFDQQPAPFMGSVISLQAAHALLAAQAELVGKGAVALLEMTQPQAGAALLTPGIIDVTAVTERPDEEFFGPLLQVIRYSDFDAAIDEANNTQYGLAAGLLSDSRARYQYFWLRSRAGIVNWNKQLTGAASSAPFGGVGASGNHRASAYYAADYCAYPVASLETASLTLPATLTPGVTL, from the coding sequence ATGACGACCCATTACATCGCCGGCCAATGGCAGGCCGGGCAGGGCCAGGCCCTGCAATCGCTCAACCCGGTTACCCAGGCGGTGGTCTGGGAAGGGCAGGGCGCCGACGCGGCCCAGGTGGAGGCTGCCGTAAAGGCGGCGCGCGAGGCGTTTCCGGCCTGGGCGCAGTTGAGCCTGGATGCGCGCATCAGCGTGCTGGAAGCCTTTGCCGAGAAGCTCAAAGCCCAGGGTGATGCACTGGCCCGCTGCATTGGCGAGGAAACCGGCAAGCCCCTGTGGGAGTCGGCCACCGAAGTCACCAGCATGGTCAATAAAGTCGCCATCTCGGTGCAAAGCTACCGTGAGCGCACTGGCGAGAAGAGCGGGCCGCTGGCCGATGCCACCGCAGTGTTGCGTCACAAGCCCCATGGTGTCGTAGCGGTGTTCGGCCCCTACAACTTCCCTGGCCATCTGCCCAACGGCCATATCGTCCCGGCCCTGCTGGCGGGCAACTGCGTGGTGTTCAAACCCAGCGAGCTGACGCCCAAGGTCGCCGAGCTGACCGTCAAATGCTGGATCGAGGCAGGGCTGCCGGCAGGTGTGCTCAACCTGGTTCAAGGCGCCCGTGAGACGGGGGTCGCGCTGGCCGCCAACCCCGGTATCGATGGCCTGTTCTTCACGGGCTCCAGCCGTACCGGCAATCTGTTGCACCAGCAGTTCGCCGGTCGTCCGGACAAGATTCTCGCCCTGGAGATGGGCGGCAACAATCCGTTGGTGGTGGACGAGGTCCAGGACCTGGACGCTGCGGTCTACACCATCATCCAGTCGGCCTTCATTTCCGCCGGCCAGCGCTGCACTTGCGCGCGCCGCCTGCTGGTGCCGCAAGGCGACTGGGGTGATGCGCTGCTCAAACGCCTGGTCGCGGTCAGCCGTGCCATCAGCGTTGGCGCCTTCGATCAGCAACCGGCGCCGTTCATGGGCTCTGTGATTTCGCTGCAGGCTGCCCATGCACTGCTGGCCGCCCAGGCCGAATTGGTGGGCAAAGGCGCCGTGGCGCTGCTGGAAATGACCCAGCCTCAGGCTGGCGCGGCCTTGCTGACCCCCGGCATCATCGATGTAACCGCTGTGACCGAGCGTCCGGACGAAGAGTTCTTCGGCCCGCTGCTGCAGGTGATCCGCTACAGCGATTTCGATGCCGCGATCGATGAGGCCAACAATACCCAGTACGGCCTGGCCGCAGGGCTGCTGTCCGACTCCCGGGCGCGCTATCAGTACTTCTGGCTGCGCAGCCGCGCCGGCATCGTCAACTGGAACAAACAGCTGACCGGCGCCGCGAGCAGCGCGCCGTTCGGTGGCGTCGGGGCCAGCGGCAACCACCGCGCCAGTGCCTACTATGCAGCCGATTATTGTGCCTACCCAGTGGCTTCGCTGGAGACCGCGAGCCTCACTCTGCCGGCGACCTTGACGCCGGGCGTCACCCTATAA
- the astA gene encoding arginine N-succinyltransferase: MIVRPVRSSDLPALIELARSTGTGLTTLPANEGRLGHRVGWAEKSFRGEAERADTDYLFVLENDEGLVVGICAIAGAVGLREPWYNYRVGLTVSASQELKIYREIPTLFLANDLTGNSELCSLFLRGDYRSGLNGRLLSKARMLFIAEFPELFGNKIIAEMRGMSDENGRSPFWESLGRHFFKMEFSQADYLTGVGNKSFIAELMPKFPLYTCFLSEAARNIIGRVHPDTEPALAMLKREGFSYQGYVDIFDAGPAIECETSKIRAVRESQTLVLAVGTPGDDATPYLIHNRKREDCRITAAPARLAAGTLVVDPQTAKRLRLGAGDSVRAVTLSASREAQ; encoded by the coding sequence ATGATCGTTCGTCCCGTACGCAGCAGCGACTTACCCGCGCTGATCGAATTGGCACGCAGCACCGGTACCGGCCTGACCACATTGCCGGCCAACGAAGGCCGTCTCGGGCACCGCGTCGGCTGGGCCGAGAAGAGCTTCCGTGGCGAGGCCGAGCGCGCTGATACCGACTACCTGTTCGTACTGGAGAACGACGAAGGCCTGGTGGTCGGCATCTGCGCCATAGCCGGTGCCGTCGGCCTGCGTGAGCCCTGGTACAACTACCGGGTCGGCCTGACCGTCAGCGCCTCCCAGGAGCTGAAGATCTACCGCGAGATCCCGACGCTGTTCCTGGCCAACGACCTGACCGGCAACTCTGAGCTGTGCTCGCTGTTCCTGCGGGGCGACTACCGCAGCGGCCTCAATGGTCGCCTGCTGTCCAAGGCGCGCATGCTGTTCATCGCCGAGTTCCCTGAGTTGTTCGGCAACAAGATCATCGCCGAGATGCGCGGCATGTCCGACGAGAATGGCCGTTCGCCGTTCTGGGAAAGCCTGGGTCGGCACTTCTTCAAGATGGAATTCAGTCAGGCCGACTACCTCACTGGCGTGGGCAACAAGTCCTTCATCGCCGAACTGATGCCCAAGTTCCCGCTGTATACCTGCTTCCTGTCCGAGGCGGCGCGCAACATCATCGGTCGCGTGCACCCGGATACCGAGCCTGCGCTGGCCATGCTCAAGCGCGAGGGCTTCAGCTACCAGGGGTATGTCGATATCTTCGACGCAGGCCCTGCCATCGAGTGCGAAACCTCGAAGATCCGTGCCGTGCGCGAAAGCCAGACCTTGGTGCTGGCGGTCGGTACGCCGGGCGACGATGCGACCCCTTACCTGATTCACAACCGCAAGCGCGAGGATTGCCGCATCACTGCGGCGCCGGCACGCCTGGCGGCCGGCACCCTGGTGGTCGATCCGCAGACCGCCAAGCGCCTGCGCCTGGGAGCCGGCGACAGTGTGCGCGCCGTGACGCTGTCCGCCAGCCGGGAGGCCCAATAA
- the aruF gene encoding arginine/ornithine succinyltransferase subunit alpha translates to MLVMRPAQMADLNEVQRMAADSPIGVTSLPDDAGRLGDKIAASETSFAAEVSFNGEESYFFVLEDNETGKLVGCSAIVASAGYSEPFYSFRNETFVHASRELKIHNKIHVLSLCHDLTGNSLLTSFYVLPELVNSAFAELNSRGRLLFMASHPERFADSVVTEIVGYSDEQGESPFWDAIGRNFFDLNYADAERLCGLKSRTFLAELMPHYPIYVPLLADEAQEAMGQVHPRAQITFDILMREGFETEHYIDIFDGGPTLHARTSGIRSIAQSRVVPVKLDDSPIKGGRAYLVCNGQLQDYRAVLLELDWVPGKPVSLSHEAADALGVGEGGSVRLVAV, encoded by the coding sequence ATGCTGGTGATGCGCCCCGCGCAAATGGCGGATCTGAACGAAGTGCAGCGTATGGCTGCCGACAGCCCCATTGGTGTCACCTCGCTGCCTGACGACGCCGGTCGCCTGGGCGACAAGATCGCCGCCTCGGAAACATCTTTTGCCGCCGAAGTGAGCTTCAACGGCGAAGAGAGCTACTTCTTTGTCCTCGAAGACAACGAAACCGGCAAGCTTGTCGGCTGCTCGGCCATCGTCGCTTCGGCGGGCTACTCCGAGCCGTTCTACAGCTTTCGTAACGAGACCTTCGTGCACGCCTCGCGCGAGCTGAAGATCCACAACAAGATCCACGTCCTGTCGTTGTGCCACGACCTGACAGGCAACAGCTTGCTGACCAGCTTCTACGTGCTGCCGGAACTGGTGAACAGCGCCTTCGCCGAGCTCAATTCCCGCGGCCGCCTGCTGTTCATGGCCTCGCACCCGGAGCGCTTCGCCGATTCGGTGGTCACCGAGATCGTCGGCTACAGCGACGAGCAGGGCGAATCGCCGTTCTGGGACGCCATCGGTCGCAACTTCTTCGACCTCAACTACGCCGACGCCGAGCGTCTGTGCGGCCTGAAGAGCCGCACCTTCCTCGCCGAGCTGATGCCCCACTACCCGATCTATGTGCCGCTGCTGGCCGATGAGGCCCAGGAAGCCATGGGGCAGGTCCATCCGCGGGCGCAGATCACCTTCGACATCCTCATGCGTGAAGGCTTCGAGACCGAGCACTACATCGACATCTTCGACGGTGGCCCGACGCTGCACGCGCGCACCTCGGGCATTCGCTCGATCGCCCAGAGCCGGGTGGTGCCGGTCAAGCTCGACGACAGCCCGATCAAGGGCGGGCGCGCCTACTTGGTTTGCAACGGCCAGTTGCAGGATTACCGCGCCGTGTTGCTGGAGCTGGATTGGGTGCCGGGCAAGCCGGTCAGCCTGAGCCACGAAGCTGCCGACGCCCTGGGGGTCGGTGAGGGCGGCAGCGTCCGTCTGGTCGCCGTCTAA
- a CDS encoding aspartate aminotransferase family protein: MSVEQAPVQRADFDQVMVPNYSPAAFIPVRGEGSRVWDQSGRELIDFAGGIAVNALGHCHPALVKALTEQANTLWHVSNVFTNEPALRLAHKLVDATFAERAFFCNSGAEANEAAFKLARRVAHDRFGPEKHEIIATVNSFHGRTLFTVSVGGQPKYSDGFGPKITGISHVPYNDLEALKAQISDKTCAVVIEPIQGESGVVPADKAYLEGARKLCDEHNALLIFDEVQTGVGRTGSLYAYQHYGVTPDILTSAKSLGGGFPIGAMLTTTELAKHLAVGTHGTTYGGNPLACAVACAVLDVVNTPETLAGIKAKHERFKARLEKIGQQSGLFTQVRGVGLLIGCVLSDAWKGKAKDILNAAEKEGVMVLQAGPDVVRFAPSLVVEDADIDEGLARFERAVVKLTQG, translated from the coding sequence ATGTCCGTTGAGCAAGCCCCGGTGCAACGTGCCGATTTCGACCAGGTCATGGTTCCCAACTATTCTCCGGCGGCCTTCATTCCTGTGCGAGGCGAGGGCTCCCGAGTCTGGGATCAATCGGGTCGCGAACTGATCGATTTCGCCGGCGGCATCGCCGTGAATGCCCTGGGCCACTGCCATCCGGCACTGGTCAAGGCCCTGACCGAACAGGCCAACACCCTGTGGCATGTGTCCAACGTCTTCACCAACGAGCCAGCCCTGCGCCTGGCCCATAAGCTGGTGGACGCGACCTTCGCCGAGCGTGCCTTCTTCTGCAACTCCGGCGCCGAGGCCAACGAGGCCGCATTCAAGCTGGCCCGTCGAGTGGCCCATGACCGCTTTGGCCCCGAGAAGCACGAAATCATCGCGACCGTTAACAGCTTCCACGGTCGCACCCTGTTCACCGTCAGCGTCGGTGGCCAGCCCAAGTACTCTGATGGCTTCGGTCCGAAGATCACCGGTATCAGCCATGTGCCGTACAACGACCTCGAAGCGCTCAAAGCCCAGATTTCCGACAAGACCTGCGCCGTGGTGATCGAGCCGATCCAGGGCGAAAGTGGTGTGGTCCCGGCCGACAAGGCCTACCTGGAAGGCGCGCGCAAGCTGTGCGACGAACACAACGCACTGCTGATCTTCGACGAAGTGCAGACTGGCGTGGGCCGTACCGGCTCGCTGTATGCCTACCAGCACTACGGCGTGACCCCGGACATCCTCACCAGCGCCAAGAGCCTGGGTGGCGGTTTCCCGATCGGCGCCATGCTGACCACCACCGAGCTTGCCAAGCACCTGGCTGTCGGCACCCACGGCACCACCTATGGTGGCAACCCGCTGGCCTGCGCCGTGGCCTGCGCCGTGCTCGACGTGGTCAACACCCCAGAGACGCTGGCTGGCATCAAGGCCAAGCATGAGCGCTTCAAGGCTCGCCTGGAGAAGATCGGCCAGCAGTCCGGCCTGTTCACCCAGGTGCGTGGCGTCGGTCTGCTGATCGGTTGCGTGCTCAGCGATGCCTGGAAGGGCAAGGCCAAGGACATCCTCAATGCCGCCGAGAAAGAAGGCGTGATGGTCCTGCAGGCCGGTCCGGACGTGGTGCGCTTCGCGCCGAGCCTGGTGGTGGAAGATGCTGACATCGACGAGGGCCTGGCGCGCTTCGAACGTGCCGTGGTCAAGCTGACCCAGGGCTGA
- the argR gene encoding transcriptional regulator ArgR, with protein sequence MTTQRIGFLIWPSTRPLTLALAEEVLQVAQRVHPDVAYDLVFLQAEAAPEEAWRLPGEPWNGRLEGCQKLFLLADEPPAALGSALSSALKQLARSGCMIGALSAGVYPLAALGLLDGYRAAVHWRWQDDFAERFPKVIATSHLFDWDRDRLTACGGMAVTDLLLAVLARDHGAELAGAVSEELVVERIREGGERQRIPLQNRLGSSHPKLTQAVLLMEANIEEPLTTDEIAQHVCVSRRQLERIFKQYLNRVPSQYYLELRLNKARQMLMQTSKSIIQIGLSCGFSSGPHFSSAYRNFFGATPREDRNQRRSASPFELSSAPAEKG encoded by the coding sequence ATGACCACCCAGCGAATCGGATTTCTCATCTGGCCCAGCACTCGGCCGCTGACCCTGGCGCTGGCCGAAGAAGTGCTGCAGGTGGCCCAGCGGGTGCATCCGGATGTGGCCTATGACCTCGTCTTTCTCCAGGCCGAAGCTGCGCCCGAAGAAGCCTGGCGTCTGCCGGGCGAGCCGTGGAATGGGCGCCTGGAAGGCTGTCAGAAACTGTTTCTCCTCGCGGATGAGCCCCCTGCGGCGCTGGGTTCGGCCTTGTCGTCGGCACTCAAGCAGTTGGCGCGTAGCGGTTGCATGATTGGTGCGCTGTCGGCCGGGGTGTATCCGCTGGCGGCGCTGGGCCTGCTCGATGGTTATCGCGCCGCGGTGCACTGGCGCTGGCAAGATGATTTCGCTGAGCGCTTTCCCAAGGTCATCGCCACCAGTCATCTGTTCGACTGGGACCGTGATCGCCTGACCGCCTGCGGCGGCATGGCGGTGACCGACCTGCTGCTGGCGGTGCTGGCGCGTGACCACGGTGCCGAGCTTGCCGGTGCGGTGTCCGAGGAGCTGGTGGTCGAGCGCATCCGTGAAGGGGGCGAGCGCCAGCGTATTCCGTTGCAGAATCGTCTGGGCTCCAGCCATCCGAAGCTCACCCAGGCGGTGCTGTTGATGGAAGCCAACATCGAAGAGCCGCTCACCACCGACGAAATCGCCCAGCATGTGTGCGTGTCCCGCCGGCAGCTCGAGCGGATCTTCAAGCAATACCTCAATCGCGTGCCTAGCCAGTACTACCTGGAACTGCGTCTGAACAAAGCGCGGCAGATGCTGATGCAGACCAGCAAGTCGATCATCCAGATCGGCCTGTCGTGTGGGTTCTCTTCCGGGCCGCACTTCTCCAGTGCCTACCGCAACTTCTTCGGCGCCACGCCGCGTGAAGACCGTAATCAGCGGCGCAGTGCCAGCCCGTTCGAGCTCAGTTCGGCGCCTGCTGAAAAGGGCTGA
- a CDS encoding ABC transporter ATP-binding protein: protein MYKLQVQDLHKRYGSHEVLKGISLEAKAGDVISIIGSSGSGKSTFLRCINLLEQPHAGKILLNNEELKLVPGKDGALKAADPKQLQRMRSRLSMVFQHFNLWSHMTALENVIEAPVHVLGVNRKEALEKAEHYLNKVGVAHRKEAFPGHMSGGEQQRVAIARALAMEPEVMLFDEPTSALDPELVGDVLKVMQSLAQEGRTMVVVTHEMGFAREVSNQLVFLHKGLVEERGNPREVLVNPQSERLKQFLSGSLK, encoded by the coding sequence ATGTACAAACTTCAAGTTCAAGACCTGCACAAGCGCTATGGCAGCCACGAGGTGCTCAAGGGCATTTCGCTCGAAGCCAAGGCGGGCGACGTGATCAGCATCATCGGCTCCAGTGGTTCGGGCAAGTCGACCTTTCTGCGCTGCATCAACCTGCTCGAGCAGCCGCACGCCGGGAAGATTCTGCTCAACAACGAAGAGCTCAAGCTGGTCCCTGGCAAGGATGGCGCGCTCAAGGCTGCCGATCCCAAGCAGTTGCAGCGCATGCGTTCGCGCCTGTCGATGGTGTTCCAGCACTTCAATCTCTGGTCGCACATGACGGCGCTGGAGAACGTGATCGAAGCGCCGGTGCACGTGCTGGGTGTGAATCGTAAGGAAGCGCTGGAAAAGGCCGAGCACTACCTGAACAAGGTGGGCGTGGCCCATCGCAAGGAGGCTTTCCCTGGGCACATGTCCGGTGGCGAGCAGCAGCGGGTCGCGATCGCCCGGGCCCTGGCCATGGAGCCTGAGGTGATGCTGTTCGACGAGCCGACCTCGGCGCTGGACCCTGAGCTGGTGGGGGATGTGCTCAAGGTCATGCAGTCGCTGGCCCAGGAGGGGCGCACCATGGTCGTGGTGACCCACGAAATGGGCTTCGCCCGTGAGGTTTCCAACCAGTTGGTGTTCTTGCACAAAGGGTTGGTGGAAGAGCGCGGCAACCCGCGTGAAGTGCTGGTCAATCCGCAGTCGGAGCGACTCAAGCAGTTCCTTTCCGGCAGTCTGAAGTAA
- a CDS encoding ABC transporter permease, translating to MIFDYNVIWEAMPLYLGGLLTTLKLLALSLFFGLLTAIPLGLMRVSKQPLVSLIAWLYTYVIRGTPMLVQLFLIYYGLAQFEAVRESFLWPWLSSATFCACLAFAINTSAYTAEIIAGSLRATPHGEIEAAKAMGMSRMKMYRRILLPSALRRALPQYSNEVIMMLQTTSLASIVTLIDITGAARTVNAQYYLPFEAYITAGVFYLCLTFILVRLFKMAERRWLSYLAPRKH from the coding sequence ATGATCTTCGACTACAACGTCATCTGGGAAGCCATGCCCCTTTACCTGGGCGGCCTGCTGACCACCCTGAAGCTGCTGGCGCTGTCGCTGTTCTTCGGTTTGCTGACGGCCATTCCCTTGGGCCTGATGCGGGTCTCCAAGCAACCGCTGGTGAGCCTCATCGCCTGGCTGTATACCTATGTGATCCGCGGCACGCCGATGCTCGTGCAGCTGTTTTTGATCTACTACGGCCTGGCGCAGTTCGAAGCCGTGCGCGAGAGTTTCCTCTGGCCATGGCTGTCGAGCGCAACCTTCTGTGCGTGCCTGGCCTTTGCGATCAATACCAGTGCCTACACTGCCGAGATCATCGCCGGTAGCCTGCGGGCCACCCCGCACGGTGAAATCGAAGCGGCCAAGGCCATGGGCATGTCGCGCATGAAGATGTACCGCCGCATCCTGCTGCCCTCGGCCCTGCGCCGGGCGCTGCCGCAGTACAGCAACGAGGTGATCATGATGCTGCAGACCACCAGCCTTGCCTCGATCGTCACCCTGATCGACATCACTGGCGCGGCACGTACCGTCAATGCCCAGTACTACCTGCCTTTCGAGGCTTACATCACGGCGGGCGTGTTCTACCTGTGCCTGACCTTCATCCTGGTGCGCCTGTTCAAGATGGCCGAACGCCGCTGGCTCAGCTACCTGGCGCCACGCAAGCACTGA
- a CDS encoding ABC transporter permease, with product MLKGYGAVILDGAWLTLQLALSSMALAIVLGLIGVALRLSPVRWLAWLGDMYSTVIRGIPDLVLILLIFYGGQDLINRIAPLVGYDDYIDLNPFVAGVGTLGFIFGAYLSETFRGAFLGIPKGQAEAGMAYGMSGVQVFFRIMVPQMIRLAIPGFTNNWLVLTKATALISVVGLQDMMFKAKQAADATREPFTFFLAVAALYLVLTSISLLALKYLERRYSVGVKVAEL from the coding sequence ATGTTGAAAGGCTACGGGGCAGTCATCCTCGATGGGGCATGGCTGACGCTGCAGCTCGCCCTGTCGTCGATGGCCCTGGCCATCGTGCTTGGCCTGATCGGCGTGGCGCTGCGTTTGTCGCCAGTGCGCTGGTTGGCCTGGCTGGGCGATATGTATTCCACGGTGATCCGTGGCATCCCTGACCTGGTGCTGATCCTGCTGATCTTCTACGGCGGTCAGGATCTGATCAACCGCATCGCGCCGCTGGTCGGCTATGACGACTACATCGACCTCAATCCGTTCGTGGCGGGTGTGGGCACCTTGGGCTTCATTTTCGGTGCGTACCTTTCTGAAACCTTCCGTGGCGCGTTCCTGGGTATTCCCAAGGGGCAGGCCGAGGCGGGCATGGCCTATGGCATGAGCGGTGTGCAGGTCTTCTTCCGCATCATGGTGCCGCAGATGATCCGTCTGGCGATCCCTGGTTTCACCAACAACTGGTTGGTGCTGACCAAGGCCACGGCGCTGATCTCGGTGGTCGGCTTGCAGGACATGATGTTCAAGGCCAAGCAGGCAGCCGATGCCACGCGCGAGCCTTTTACCTTCTTCCTGGCGGTGGCGGCCCTGTACCTGGTGCTCACCAGCATCTCGCTGCTGGCCCTGAAGTACCTCGAGCGACGCTATTCGGTGGGCGTAAAGGTGGCTGAACTATGA